Below is a genomic region from Medicago truncatula cultivar Jemalong A17 chromosome 3, MtrunA17r5.0-ANR, whole genome shotgun sequence.
gggcttggtgcgtgaataggtttaggcggcccttgaattcgacaagctctgataccatgttgaaattttgggcctaactcatccttacaaaaccggtttgtaaggtgaggattacctcctctttatatactcttctcaagagtcttgtctatctgatgtgggacttgggtttttcccaataccttcataaagaaaattgttcttctttcttttaaaattgttcattCTATTATTCGGTgggagttaactcacgctcgatATTTTTTCAGCGGAAGTTAACTAACGCAAACACTTTTAAGATCGGTTGAATCGacttaaaaaatgattgaatcgatcttaaaaatgttaaagtgaGTTAACTTCCGTTAAAAAATGTCGAGCGTAAGTTAACTTACGTTAAATTAAGATAATGTACAATTTTAAAAGTAAGAAGAATAATCTTCTCTCGTAAATTGCACACAGAACAAAACTTCACCGCTCCTATATCCATATTCCATCtttttcatatctttatttCTTATGAATAATTCTAACACAATCCTGAAAACATACTCTAAACTTACTCTATTTTATTGGTTGGATTCATTTAGGTCTCAACAAATTATGTAGGTTCATACAAATtctaaccaataaaaaaaatttattagaaaGTACTATGTTGTTAATGATCctaagcttcttttttttttctttttgtatttttgttatcATCATTGAGGAATAGATCATGCTCCAAAACGTCTTGTGAATATAAATCACTTGGTAggataatgcattattatatgcaggggctggagttcgaatcccgaacacctcacttattcatcttataagatgaattctaaccactaaactacctgacaaaagaaagaaaaaaaaagaacatgctGCAAAACCCAATTAAATCCAACGGGTCAGTTTGACTCATTCAATTTATCAAAATGTTTAATTGTTACTCCAATGTGACACATCTATTTAAAACCTTGAGTGGCACCAGTTATGATTTCACTGTCTTTAGATCCTACCTCCAGGTTCCAATGGAATTAATACAAAAACGTTGAACCATCCATAGGAAGAGTAGGTGTAACGATGGATTGggattaattaaagaaaattctAACCCGAAGATGGGCTCATCATCTGTACGTACTGCCTAACTTGGTCACAATTtctcaattctctctctcttttgcGGTTGGAATTCGTCTACAGTACTTACAttgttgatataattttttaatctcAGTTCCTATGAAGTAGGAACACTCTTTAGATTAGATGTATTTCGTTGTCGTTGCGGCGTCAGTATCCAACAGTAACAGAACATAATGTCGTTGTCGTCGCGGCATAATTTCGTTGTCGTTGCGGCATCAGTGTCCAACACTGACAGGACATAACATCTAAAATTACACCGAATGATGTCCTTCTCTCAAGTTATTATTCATGTATGCGTGTGTCTATGTCTGTATCGTGTCTGATATCTTTGTTAGCATCCATACTTTGATTGCACCGTTGTAAATGGGTCAAATTGTACGATTTATTCGTACAAATGATCAACATTACTTAAATTAGGTTATCTCTTTTAGTGAACAAAGTAATTGAAGTTGCCCTACAAGATCTGAAACCTGTAGCTAGCATTTGTATTGTTCATTAATGCAAATCCATCATGTTAAATTTCTCTGCAAAAATCTCGAGAATGGGACCCACCATCCTCACGCTACTCTGTCAGTCACAATGCATGAGCAATGAACTCCCTTGGAATTGCTTTCATAACCGACACACACCATCAATAGTAAACCCTTCATTTCTTTTGTTAGATTGAACTCTGAGAACTGAGATCACAAGAGTCAATGCAGGTGTTAAGACTCAACCAGTGTTAACTATTCATCCATTAAGGAGATCTCCGATTTTATAGATGAGTTAACTTTTTATTAACACAGCTCCGGAAACTTTTCAACAAATAATACTACAAAAGTCCAAAAACTAATCCCAAAGTTCCCAAAACATCTGTACTGTACTGtcatttttccaaaagttttctcATCACTTCTGCTTCCAAACACACTCACGAATGGCAACCTTTGTGGCTCTTCTTCTTCTACAAGTTCTACTTTTCACACCCCCTTATGCTAATTCTCAAAAAATGAACCCCTTAGATCTCAAAGCTCTTCTTTCCATAAAAAACACTCTCACCTCAATCTCACCCACAAACTCCTTCTTCTCAACATGGAACTTCACCTCCCCAAATCCCTGCACCACTTTCTCCGGCATCACCTGCACCTTCAACCGAGTCACCATTCTCTCACTCGGTATCGACAGACACCCCCTCGCCGGCTCACTCCCCTCCTCCATCTCCTCCCTCACCGAGTTAACCCAGCTCATACTCTCCCCCGGAATCGTAACTGGTTCCATCCCACCTCAGCTCGCTCAACTCACCAACCTCCGTGTCATCTCCCTCCCCAACAACCGCTTCACCGGCACCATTCCCGCCACATTCTCCTCTCTCACAAATCTCCACACACTCGATCTCAGTCACAACCAACTCGCCGGAACAATCCCACCGTCGCTCACCGCGTTACCACAACTCCGAATATTAATCCTCGCTTCGAACTCCCTCACCGGAACGTTACCGGAAAACGTTTTTTCACCGCTACTTCATTTGGATTTGAAAAACAACGTACTAACAGGAACGTTACCAACGTCATTTCCGTTATCTCTACGTTATCTTTCGTTATCACAGAATCAAATGTGGGGTCCACTTACCAACGGAACACTAGAGTCGCTTTCAGATTTGGAGTTTCTTGACCTGAGCATGAATCAATTTACTGGGCCTATTCCAGCCCAGCTCTTCTTCAGGCCCATGCTTTCTTCACTCTTCTTACAACGAAATTATCTTTCTGGTGGGCTTCCATTAAAGCCTGAAGATGGAGAACCGTTGGTTGGATCAAACGGTCAAGGTTCGATAGTTGATCTAAGTCATAACTTAATCAGCGGAGAATTATCAACGGTGTTAGATGGAGTTGAGagtttatttttgaataataacCGTTTGATGGGAAAGGTGCCTGAAGAGTATGTCAAGAGCGTGTGTCGCGGTAGCACTCGAACACTCTATCTTCAGCATAACTACTTCACGGGGATACCGTTGAATGAAGGAATCGTGCTGCCTGATACGGTGTCCTTGTGCTTGTCGTATAACTGCATGGAACCTCCGGCGAAGCAAATGACTTGTCCGGCGAATGCCGGAGAAGAATTGTCGAGGCCGGCAGCACAGTGCTCTGTGTTTAACAATGATGACAGTGGTTAATTGGATTAGACTTAGGCAATTAATATGAAGGTTTGAGTATagcttaattttcaatttttattttatttttaccattGATAGTGTAATAAGATGTATTTTAGTGTAGAGAAACGTTATGTGATCAAATGTATTATTAATATtgtgatgaaatgaaatgaagcaCTTCAATTATGTGTTAATCTTGCTACTGTCGCATTACATTTCTAGACTTTTGTGTAAAAATACGtatatcatcataatcatattgATTACATAATATAGCAAGCAATACATAACGTAAATAAATGCAGCAACC
It encodes:
- the LOC11443034 gene encoding LRR receptor-like serine/threonine-protein kinase GHR1, which encodes MATFVALLLLQVLLFTPPYANSQKMNPLDLKALLSIKNTLTSISPTNSFFSTWNFTSPNPCTTFSGITCTFNRVTILSLGIDRHPLAGSLPSSISSLTELTQLILSPGIVTGSIPPQLAQLTNLRVISLPNNRFTGTIPATFSSLTNLHTLDLSHNQLAGTIPPSLTALPQLRILILASNSLTGTLPENVFSPLLHLDLKNNVLTGTLPTSFPLSLRYLSLSQNQMWGPLTNGTLESLSDLEFLDLSMNQFTGPIPAQLFFRPMLSSLFLQRNYLSGGLPLKPEDGEPLVGSNGQGSIVDLSHNLISGELSTVLDGVESLFLNNNRLMGKVPEEYVKSVCRGSTRTLYLQHNYFTGIPLNEGIVLPDTVSLCLSYNCMEPPAKQMTCPANAGEELSRPAAQCSVFNNDDSG